One stretch of Natronobacterium gregoryi SP2 DNA includes these proteins:
- a CDS encoding DJ-1/PfpI family protein, with the protein MTKALFVVSEEGYWGAECIEPLETLSDAGVEVTVATPSGGPPEIDEQSIDPGEVGEETAEHIQTVHENDERLTDPIPTAQADADDYDAVVFPGGHGTEWDVNQDSDARRLLRDAVAGDDGTALVVCHAVGLLAFARDSHGAFVVNGRDVTGFPNAWETDIVDENDCMPSGRKLPYWVEDEVKVAGGNWDAELESETSVTVDGDLLTARGPESSTAAADRLLDELDELDG; encoded by the coding sequence ATGACGAAAGCACTGTTCGTCGTCAGCGAGGAAGGCTACTGGGGAGCAGAGTGCATCGAACCGCTCGAGACGTTGTCGGACGCCGGCGTCGAGGTAACGGTTGCGACGCCCTCTGGCGGTCCACCGGAGATCGACGAGCAGTCGATCGATCCCGGCGAGGTCGGCGAGGAGACGGCCGAGCACATCCAGACGGTCCACGAGAACGACGAGCGACTCACCGACCCGATCCCGACCGCACAGGCCGACGCCGACGACTACGACGCGGTCGTCTTCCCTGGTGGCCACGGCACCGAGTGGGACGTCAATCAGGACAGCGACGCCCGACGACTGTTGCGAGACGCGGTCGCGGGTGACGACGGGACGGCACTGGTCGTCTGTCACGCCGTTGGCCTTCTCGCGTTCGCCCGCGACAGCCACGGCGCGTTCGTCGTCAACGGCCGTGACGTCACCGGCTTCCCCAACGCGTGGGAGACAGACATCGTCGACGAGAACGACTGCATGCCCAGCGGCCGAAAACTCCCCTACTGGGTCGAAGACGAGGTGAAAGTCGCCGGCGGCAACTGGGACGCCGAACTCGAGTCCGAGACGAGCGTCACCGTCGACGGCGACCTGCTCACCGCTCGTGGTCCCGAGTCCTCGACGGCAGCGGCCGACCGACTGCTCGACGAACTCGACGAACTCGACGGCTGA
- a CDS encoding DHH family phosphoesterase produces MSRAAELVEVLETADSLVIVCHDNPDPDCLASALALEAIALDHSLEDVAIVYGGDLTHQQNRAFVNVFSLSLGRVSEVAVDDYDCLAFVDHSRSGVNTEVPANVVPDIVVDHHPVEPAAVPVADIRTEYGATATIFVEYLAELDVELTTRLASALLFALHRERLDFVRSPTRREYEAALALFPDADLEILGQLYDSAFSPGTLDAIGRAIASRKRRGSSMVASVGKTAESAAIPQAADYLLNLEGVDTVLVYGIVDGRVRLSGRSIDPRVHVGEVLTEGFDGIGTAGGHPDMAGGRIELGLFGDEADDTEQLLSLVDSRLTRRFFDALNLERENRQQ; encoded by the coding sequence ATGTCCCGTGCGGCCGAGCTCGTTGAGGTTCTCGAGACGGCCGATTCCCTCGTCATCGTCTGTCACGACAACCCCGATCCGGACTGTCTCGCAAGTGCGCTGGCACTCGAGGCGATCGCGCTCGATCACTCACTGGAGGACGTCGCCATCGTCTACGGCGGCGATCTCACTCACCAACAGAATCGAGCGTTCGTCAACGTGTTCTCGCTCTCTCTCGGGCGCGTCTCGGAGGTCGCCGTCGACGACTACGATTGTCTCGCGTTCGTCGATCACAGCCGTTCCGGAGTGAACACCGAAGTCCCCGCAAACGTCGTTCCAGATATCGTCGTCGACCACCACCCCGTGGAGCCGGCTGCCGTCCCTGTCGCCGACATTCGGACAGAGTACGGCGCGACCGCAACGATCTTCGTCGAGTATCTCGCGGAGCTGGACGTCGAGTTGACGACCCGGCTGGCCTCGGCACTGCTCTTTGCGCTCCATCGCGAACGACTCGACTTCGTCCGCAGTCCGACCCGGCGAGAGTACGAGGCGGCGCTGGCGCTGTTTCCGGACGCCGACCTCGAGATCCTCGGACAGTTGTACGACAGTGCGTTCTCGCCGGGAACGCTCGACGCGATCGGTCGTGCGATCGCCTCTCGCAAGCGACGCGGCTCGTCGATGGTGGCGAGCGTGGGCAAGACCGCAGAGTCCGCCGCGATTCCGCAAGCCGCCGACTACCTGCTCAACCTCGAAGGAGTCGACACCGTACTCGTCTACGGGATCGTCGACGGCAGGGTCCGACTCAGTGGCCGGTCGATCGACCCACGTGTCCACGTCGGTGAGGTGCTCACCGAAGGGTTCGACGGAATCGGTACGGCCGGCGGCCATCCCGACATGGCCGGCGGCCGGATCGAACTCGGCCTGTTCGGTGACGAAGCCGACGACACAGAGCAACTCCTCTCGCTCGTCGACAGCCGCCTCACACGACGGTTCTTCGACGCCCTGAACTTGGAGCGCGAAAACCGGCAACAGTGA
- a CDS encoding DUF3054 domain-containing protein, translating into MDTATREGVSQAVLDRESLRIGVIDLVVLVGLIVFGQLSHGIDPITAPLASAGTVVPFVVGWLVVSLLAGLYTRGVASSPTRVARLATVTWLGAANVGFLLRGSPLLEGGVPWTFTAVMTGFGLVVLVGWRVGYAAFLARS; encoded by the coding sequence ATGGACACGGCAACTCGAGAGGGCGTCAGTCAAGCCGTTCTCGATCGGGAGTCGCTCCGGATCGGTGTGATCGACCTCGTTGTCCTGGTCGGGCTGATCGTCTTCGGGCAACTGTCACATGGTATTGATCCGATCACTGCGCCGCTCGCTTCGGCGGGGACTGTCGTTCCGTTCGTGGTCGGCTGGCTCGTCGTCTCACTGCTCGCGGGGTTGTACACGCGCGGCGTCGCGTCCTCACCGACGCGTGTCGCCCGTCTCGCGACAGTCACCTGGCTCGGGGCAGCAAACGTCGGTTTTCTCCTCCGCGGTTCGCCACTGCTCGAGGGGGGCGTGCCGTGGACGTTCACCGCCGTTATGACTGGGTTCGGCCTCGTCGTGTTGGTTGGCTGGCGGGTCGGGTACGCAGCCTTCCTCGCTCGCTCGTAA
- a CDS encoding J domain-containing protein, whose product MTDPHQRHVVVRVTCDGCDRTVPRAKLTTVTMPDGSQVACCAQCEEYARAAAERLDDGYGSMADQRTVCDGCRQPVPDQDFEEIVVADGTVLSCCPSCVTEATRRDDVKRRSRAQLESDTESTDASSEPNGDGLDEADRPATDHDGHCTQCRDQVSVERFRVTTVDGRTEWLCPACRDEAERNGIVESVAMRETKAREVLGVSANASLEELHRAYRKQVKRAHPDRKSGSRSAFQLVTEAYERLRDAKR is encoded by the coding sequence ATGACGGACCCCCACCAACGCCACGTTGTGGTTCGAGTGACGTGTGACGGCTGCGATCGCACGGTCCCGCGCGCGAAACTGACGACGGTGACGATGCCCGACGGGAGCCAAGTCGCCTGTTGTGCTCAGTGCGAGGAGTACGCTAGGGCCGCTGCCGAACGACTCGACGACGGATACGGTTCGATGGCCGACCAGCGGACCGTGTGTGACGGCTGTAGGCAACCCGTCCCCGACCAAGACTTCGAAGAGATCGTCGTCGCCGACGGCACCGTTCTCTCTTGTTGTCCATCCTGCGTGACAGAAGCCACGCGGCGAGACGACGTGAAACGCCGGTCACGAGCGCAACTCGAGTCCGACACGGAATCGACGGACGCCAGTAGCGAGCCAAACGGCGACGGCTTGGACGAGGCCGATCGACCGGCGACAGACCACGACGGTCACTGCACTCAGTGTCGGGACCAGGTCTCTGTCGAGCGGTTCCGCGTCACGACCGTCGACGGGAGAACCGAGTGGCTTTGTCCCGCCTGCAGAGACGAGGCCGAACGAAACGGAATCGTCGAGTCGGTCGCCATGCGCGAGACGAAAGCTCGCGAGGTACTCGGAGTCTCGGCGAATGCCTCACTCGAGGAGCTCCACCGTGCGTACCGAAAACAAGTCAAACGCGCCCACCCGGACCGGAAGAGTGGAAGCCGATCTGCATTCCAGCTCGTCACCGAGGCTTACGAACGCCTCCGAGACGCCAAACGCTAG
- the tpiA gene encoding triose-phosphate isomerase yields MFVLVNLKTYPCDPLEIATAVRDVDETTDARLAVAPQAIHIERVAETGVETWAQHVDPIEHGSNTGHTLAESVADAGAVGTLVNHSERRLKLADIDGAVRAAERADLETVVCANNPEQIGAGAALGPDAVAVEPPELIGTGTPVSQADPGVVENAVVAAENVDDDVSVLCGAGISTGEDVTAADDLGTEGVLLASGVAKADNPRAALDDLVEPL; encoded by the coding sequence ATGTTCGTCCTCGTCAACCTGAAGACGTACCCGTGTGATCCACTCGAGATTGCGACCGCCGTTCGCGACGTCGACGAGACGACCGACGCTCGACTCGCCGTCGCTCCACAGGCAATCCACATAGAGCGGGTCGCGGAGACGGGCGTCGAGACTTGGGCACAGCACGTCGATCCGATCGAACACGGAAGCAACACCGGCCACACGCTTGCCGAGTCGGTCGCCGACGCCGGTGCCGTCGGGACACTGGTCAACCACTCCGAGCGGCGACTGAAACTGGCCGATATCGACGGCGCAGTGCGGGCAGCCGAGCGGGCCGACCTCGAGACGGTCGTCTGTGCCAACAATCCCGAGCAGATCGGTGCTGGGGCGGCACTGGGACCGGACGCTGTCGCCGTCGAGCCGCCGGAACTCATCGGGACGGGAACGCCTGTCAGCCAGGCCGACCCCGGCGTCGTCGAGAACGCCGTCGTGGCCGCCGAGAACGTCGACGACGACGTGTCGGTGCTGTGCGGTGCCGGCATCAGTACTGGCGAGGACGTCACTGCCGCCGACGACCTCGGCACCGAGGGCGTGTTGCTCGCAAGCGGCGTCGCGAAGGCCGACAATCCGCGGGCCGCACTCGATGATCTCGTCGAACCGCTGTAA
- a CDS encoding multiprotein bridging factor aMBF1, producing MVQCEMCGAETSSPKTIKVEGAKLDVCSNCTDFGTEVKQPTSSSSSTKYSTESGSSSSSSSASSGGSSSSASSQSSGSSQPRSDMFDDMDELATDYDDRVRQAREEKGLSQSELANELNEKSSLIRKIERGDTLPSDEVQSKLERFLEINLSAQSGSSEDEEWSGGSSSGSYTLGDVVKRKD from the coding sequence ATGGTTCAGTGCGAGATGTGTGGCGCCGAGACGTCGTCCCCGAAGACCATCAAAGTCGAGGGCGCGAAGTTAGACGTCTGTTCTAACTGCACCGACTTCGGCACCGAAGTCAAACAGCCCACGAGCTCCAGTTCTTCGACGAAGTACTCGACCGAATCCGGTTCGTCCTCGAGTTCGAGTTCGGCCAGTTCTGGTGGCTCGTCGAGCAGTGCCAGCAGCCAATCGAGCGGCTCGAGCCAGCCCAGATCGGACATGTTCGACGACATGGACGAACTCGCGACCGATTACGACGACCGCGTCCGACAGGCCCGTGAAGAGAAAGGGCTCAGCCAGTCCGAGCTCGCCAACGAGCTAAACGAGAAGTCGAGTCTCATCCGAAAGATCGAACGCGGCGACACCCTGCCGAGCGACGAGGTCCAGTCGAAACTCGAGCGGTTTCTCGAGATCAACCTCAGTGCACAGAGCGGCTCGAGCGAGGACGAAGAGTGGTCGGGCGGTTCCTCCTCGGGCAGTTACACGCTGGGCGACGTCGTCAAGCGAAAGGACTGA
- a CDS encoding CDP-alcohol phosphatidyltransferase family protein translates to MTLDQLRPYVSRFLDPFVAGFDRIGLTPNGVSVIAFGMAMLAGVAFLLGGRAHPVWYLVGAVLVFLNGWLDVVDGALAREQGVASPGGDLLDHVLDRYADIVVIGGLAAGIGNYYLGFLAVTGVVMTSYLGTQAQAVGLDRVYGGAVGRADRLAIIGIVGALAYPITGTYGGLGLIGWLLLFLATVGHLTALQRFFYSWSALN, encoded by the coding sequence ATGACACTCGATCAGCTCCGGCCCTACGTCTCGCGGTTCCTGGACCCGTTCGTCGCTGGCTTCGACCGGATCGGCCTGACGCCGAACGGAGTCAGCGTCATCGCGTTCGGGATGGCGATGCTCGCCGGCGTTGCTTTCCTGCTTGGCGGTCGTGCCCATCCCGTCTGGTACCTCGTCGGTGCAGTCCTCGTTTTCCTCAACGGCTGGCTCGACGTCGTCGACGGCGCGCTCGCTCGAGAGCAAGGCGTCGCTTCGCCCGGTGGTGACCTGCTGGATCACGTCCTCGACAGGTACGCCGACATCGTCGTCATCGGCGGACTCGCGGCCGGTATCGGCAACTACTACCTCGGGTTTCTCGCCGTCACTGGCGTCGTCATGACCTCGTATCTCGGAACGCAGGCTCAGGCGGTCGGTCTGGATCGAGTGTACGGTGGTGCCGTCGGTCGGGCGGATCGGCTCGCGATCATCGGGATCGTCGGTGCGCTGGCCTATCCGATCACCGGGACCTACGGCGGATTGGGACTGATCGGCTGGCTACTGTTGTTCCTCGCAACCGTCGGTCACCTGACCGCCCTCCAGCGGTTCTTCTACTCCTGGTCGGCACTGAACTGA
- a CDS encoding adenylate kinase family protein has protein sequence MKVAVTGTPGTGKTTATGLLEERLAAEDSLPELEVIHLNRVLDREGFYTEVDADRESKVADLDALSTWLEGRDDAVVDSHLAHHFDADRVVVLRCGPEQLEERLLERGETASKARENAESEALDVVLSEAVEEHGLESVYEIDTTDCEPAAVVDALEDVVTGDREPSAGEVDFVGYLT, from the coding sequence GTGAAAGTCGCCGTCACCGGCACGCCCGGCACCGGGAAGACGACCGCGACCGGGCTCCTCGAAGAGCGACTCGCCGCCGAGGACTCCCTGCCGGAACTCGAGGTGATCCACCTCAACCGCGTGCTCGACCGCGAAGGGTTCTACACCGAGGTCGACGCCGATCGCGAGAGCAAAGTCGCCGACCTCGACGCGCTCTCGACGTGGCTCGAGGGCCGCGACGACGCAGTCGTCGACTCCCACCTCGCCCACCACTTCGACGCCGACCGCGTGGTCGTCCTGCGCTGTGGGCCCGAGCAACTCGAGGAGCGGCTACTCGAGCGCGGCGAGACCGCGTCGAAGGCCCGCGAGAACGCCGAGAGCGAGGCACTCGATGTCGTCCTCTCGGAGGCAGTCGAGGAACACGGCCTCGAGTCCGTCTACGAGATCGACACGACCGACTGCGAGCCGGCGGCGGTAGTCGACGCACTCGAAGACGTCGTCACCGGCGATCGCGAACCGAGCGCCGGCGAGGTCGACTTCGTGGGGTATCTCACATGA